In Penicillium oxalicum strain HP7-1 chromosome I, whole genome shotgun sequence, a single window of DNA contains:
- a CDS encoding NADH-ubiquinone oxidoreductase: protein MANHEEEHHYHPQDAISAAIKTTMMTGGIGLFASAVQNTLTRQNIGPLGIFMRSGGTITALAAMGGTYEFAKIASANLREKEDPWNTAIGGFFSGSILGLRARSLPAALGYGVALSAGMFAFDFTGGSLFGTSKDKDVDEFDRRTKLRKAFQSPGEETVAELGEGRGIYGPNYEERRAERIKEAYGIEVPRSPVPAS from the exons ATGGCAAACCACGAAGAGGAACATCACTACCATCCTCAGGATGCTATCTCAGCAGCTATCAAGACCACCATGATGACTGGTGGTATTGGTCTCTTTGCCTCCGCGGTCCAGAACACCTTGACCAGACAGAACATTGGCCCGCTGGGTATCTTTATGCGCAGCGGCGGCACCATCACGGCCCTTG CTGCAATGGGTGGTACCTACGAATTCGCCAAGATCGCATCGGCCAACCTGCGTGAGAAGGAGGACCCTTGGAACACCGCGATTGGTGGTTTCTTCTCTGGCTCGATTCTGGGCCTGCGAG CTCGTTCGCTTCCTGCCGCCCTTGGCTACGGAGTCGCGCTTTCAGCCGGCATGTTCGCATTCGATTTCACCGGTGGCTCGCTGTTTGGCACCAGCAAAGATAAAGATGTGGATGAGTTTGACCGCCGCACAAAGCTACGCAAGGCTTTCCAGTCCCCCGGCGAAGAAACTGTGGCTGAGCTCGGCGAGGGTCGTG GAATCTACGGACCCAATTACGAGGAGCGCCGTGCAGAGCGGATCAAGGAGGCGTATGGTATCGAGGTCCCCAGATCCCCCGTCCCCGCATCATAA
- a CDS encoding Mitogen-activated protein kinase spm1 produces MADLQGRKVFKVFNQDFVVNEQYNVTKELGQGAYGIVCAATNIQTGEGVAIKKVTNVFSKKILAKRALREIKLLQHFRGHRNITCLYDMDIPRPDNFNETYLYEELMECDLAAIIRSGQPLTDAHFQSFIYQILCGLKYIHSANVLHRDLKPGNLLVNADCELKICDFGLARGFSIDPEENAGYMTEYVATRWYRAPEIMLSFQSYTKAIDVWSVGCILAELLGGRPFFKGRDYVDQLNQILHYLGTPNEETLARIGSPRAQEYVRNLPFMPKIPFQRLFPNANPDALDLLDRMLAFDPSSRISVEEALEHPYLHIWHDASDEPTCPTTFDFHFEVVDDVPEMRKMILDEVIRFRATVRQQSQAHAAQQQQIAQAANVPIPDHQQGMWKTEEPKPQEAAAGGGHMNDLEASLQRGMDSVHR; encoded by the exons ATGGCCGATCTGCAGGGTCGCAAGGTCTTCAAGGTGTTTAACCAGGACTTCGTCGTGAACGAACAATACAATGTGACCAAGGAGCTGGGCCAAGGTGCTTACGGTATCGTCTG CGCCGCCACCAACATTCAGACCGGCGAAGGTGTTGCCATCAAAAAAGTCACCAATGTCTTCAGCAAAAAGATTTTGGCTAAGCGGGCCCTGCGCGAGATCAAGCTTCTGCAACACTTCCGCGGCCATCGTAAT ATTACCTGCCTTTACGACATGGACATCCCCCGCCCGGACAACTTCAACGAGACATATCTCTACGAGG AACTGATGGAGTGTGACCTGGCTGCAATTATCCGCTCCGGTCAACCTCTGACCGATGCCCACTTCCAATCTTTCATCTACCAGATCCTCTGCGGTCTCAAGTATATCCATTCGGCCAACGTGCTGCATCGTGACTTGAAGCCCGGCAACTTGCTGGTCAATGCCGACTGTGAGCTGAAGATTTGTGACTTCGGCTTGGCTCGCGGTTTCTCTATCGACCCCGAGGAGAATGCCGGGTATATGACCGAGTATGTGGCGACGAGATGGTACCGTGCACCGGAGATCATGTTGAGCTTTCAGAGCTACACCAAGGCCA TCGACGTCTGGTCAGTGGGCTGTATTCTCGCCGAGCTTCTCGGTGGACGACCCTTCTTCAAGGGTCGTGACTATGTCGATCAGTTGAACCAGATTTTGCATTACCTGGGCACCCCCAACGAGGAGACTCTCGCCCGCATCGGATCGCCCCGCGCCCAGGAATATGTCCGTAATCTGCCTTTCATGCCCAAGATCCCCTTCCAGCGACTCTTCCCCAACGCCAACCCGGACGCGTTGGACCTGTTGGATCGGATGTTGGCTTTCGACCCTTCCTCGCGTATCTCCGTCGAGGAGGCTCTGGAGCACCCTTACCTTCACATTTGGCACGATGCGTCGGACGAGCCGACCTGTCCAACAACCTTTGACTTTCACTTTGAAGTGGTGGATGATGTCCCTGAAATGCGCAAGATGATCCTCGACGAGGTGATTCGGTTCCGCGCCACTGTCCGCCAACAATCTCAGGCCCATGCAGCCCAACAACAGCAGATTGCCCAGGCGGCCAATGTCCCGATCCCCGACCACCAGCAAGGCATGTGGAAGACCGAGGAGCCTAAGCCTCAGGAGGCGGCCGCTGGCGGCGGGCATATGAACGATTTGGAGGCTTCGCTGCAGCGCGGCATGGACTCTGTACACCGGTGA
- a CDS encoding Succinyl-CoA:3-ketoacid coenzyme A transferase 1 yields the protein MPSQVATCLRLARQFSSDPIKVCPPCRIQNHRPENRANDDFFPFQHQRFLARNFSSSLRRAAINKVFASAEEATKDMKSNSTLLAGGFGLCGVPDTLINAVRANSSIQGLTVVSNNAGVDGSGLGLLLQSKQIKKMIASYVGENKTFERMYLTGEIELELTPQGTLAERCRSGGAGIPAFYTPAAFGTVVQTGDLPLRHNSDGTVALYSQARDTKVFDGKSYVMEEAIKGDYAFVKAWKADKLGNCQFRYAAANFNGAMGRNAKMTIVEAEHIVEPGEIEPAAIHLPGIYVKRVIQSTTEKKIEKYTFAKEEGADTSALGKGDTASKRERIVRRAAKEFKNGMYANLGIGMPMLAPNFVDPSVEVTLQSENGILGLGPYPKQGQEDPDLINAGKETVTLKPGASVFGSDESFGMIRSGRIDLTILGAMQVSAKGDLANWMLPGKIKGFGGAMDLVSNPSATKVVVTMEHTDKKGNPKIVKQCEFPLTGPACVSRIITDLCVFDVDFTDGLTLVEIAEGVTVEEVKAKTEAPFKVADDLKPML from the coding sequence ATGCCGTCCCAAGTAGCGACGTGTTTGCGCCTGGCGCGCCAGTTCTCTTCAGACCCGATCAAGGTATGTCCGCCGTGTCGCATTCAAAACCACCGTCCAGAGAACCGAGCTAATGACGactttttccccttccagCATCAGCGCTTCCTGGCACGCAACTTTTCGAGCAGTCTGCGCCGAGCTGCGATCAACAAAGTGTTTGCATCTGCGGAGGAGGCCACAAAGGACATGAAGTCCAACTCTACACTACTGGCAGGTGGGTTCGGACTCTGTGGTGTGCCAGACACACTCATCAATGCGGTTCGGGCAAACTCCTCGATCCAGGGGTTGACCGTGGTGAGCAACAACGCCGGTGTCGATGGCTCTGGACTGGGCCTCCTCCTGCAATCCAAGCAGATCAAAAAAATGATTGCCAGTTACGTCGGCGAAAACAAGACCTTTGAGCGCATGTACTTGACCGGCGAGATTGAGCTCGAACTCACTCCGCAAGGCACCCTTGCGGAGCGCTGTCGTTCCGGCGGCGCGGGTATTCCTGCATTCTATACCCCGGCTGCCTTTGGTACCGTGGTCCAGACGGGAGACCTTCCTTTGCGCCACAACAGCGACGGCACCGTTGCTCTTTACAGCCAAGCCCGTGACACCAAAGTCTTTGATGGCAAGAGCTACGTTATGGAGGAGGCGATCAAGGGTGACTATGCCTTTGTCAAGGCCTGGAAGGCCGACAAGTTGGGCAACTGCCAGTTCCGCTACGCGGCGGCCAACTTCAACGGCGCCATGGGACGCAATGCGAAGATGACTATTGTCGAAGCGGAGCACATCGTTGAGCCGGGTGAGATTGAACCTGCTGCGATTCATCTGCCCGGCATCTACGTCAAGCGTGTGATCCAGAGCAccaccgagaagaagattgagaagTACACCTTTGCCAAGGAGGAAGGCGCCGACACCTCAGCCTTGGGCAAGGGTGATACCGCGAGCAAGCGTGAGCGCATCGTCCGTCGCGCTGCCAAGGAGTTCAAGAACGGCATGTACGCCAACCTCGGAATTGGCATGCCCATGTTGGCTCCCAACTTTGTCGACCCCTCCGTTGAGGTGACTCTCCAGTCTGAGAACGGTATCCTCGGTCTGGGCCCCTACCCCAAGCAGGGACAGGAGGACCCCGATCTCATCAACGCAGGCAAGGAGACCGTTACCTTGAAGCCTGGTGCTTCCGTCTTTGGCAGCGATGAGTCGTTCGGTATGATCCGCTCAGGACGCATCGACCTGACCATCCTTGGCGCTATGCAGGTCAGCGCCAAGGGTGATTTGGCCAACTGGATGCTTCCCGGAAAGATCAAGGGTTTCGGTGGCGCCATGGACCTGGTTTCCAACCCCTCGGCTACAAAGGTGGTCGTCACCATGGAACACACGGACAAGAAGGGTAACCCCAAGATTGTCAAGCAGTGCGAGTTCCCTCTTACGGGACCCGCCTGCGTCAGCCGCATCATCACCGATCTCTGCGTCTTCGATGTCGACTTCACTGATGGCTTGACGCTGGTTGAGATCGCCGAGGGTGTGACAgtggaggaggtcaaggccaagaCGGAAGCGCCTTTCAAGGTTGCTGACGACCTGAAGCCTATGCTGTAA